Part of the Fundulus heteroclitus isolate FHET01 chromosome 20, MU-UCD_Fhet_4.1, whole genome shotgun sequence genome, GACCAGACACCGCTTTGCACAACACACATGTTCACATCTCTATTTACCataaattaaagtggaaaaaaacaacaacaaaaaaaacaatagtttttgttttgatagtaaattaaaatacaaactcAGGGTATGAATAAGTTATTTAAACATAATCTACATCTTTTAAGAATATATACTGAAAATATACCTGATCGTGATTCCCATTTCATGCATTTAACCCATTTAGGAAACTAACGAATAAAGATGTGGAAACGATCctgattatttttgtaaaacttCCTGTCTTGCACGTCTCCGGTTTCCCCTTTCAGTCTCCTCCGCTGTTTGGGAGCGTTTTAGTGAAATTAAGACAACCGCTTAATGTAAAGCTCAGTGATTTCTGAGTAATGGTATCAAAAAGAGAAGgtacaaataaatgtgaaatcatTGTCCGTTTACTGACCTCTAACCACGTTTGTCTCCATTTAAATGAAATAGCCAATCACTGACTTTTCAGCATgatttcttctcttttaaaaaaaaaaaaaaaacaaataaaagaaattaaataaaaaaggaggcACTTTCTTAAGTGCTTCTTAATTGAGGGTTTTTAATATCAAAGTGCCAGAGACCTGGCAAAACAGTTACTGGCACCCCTGGTACAGATGAGTGAAAATCCTTTCAGTAAATTCATCTTTATCACAGCAGCTTCACTTCGgttttagaataaataaaaagaaaaaaaaaaaaatcaacatttaaattaagtacatttattcagCGGAGGAAAGAAAAATACCTGCTGTAATATAAAAGCAACCAAACCATTTTTCATTGGAACTAATGGAAGGTCATCTGAGTAATACTTTGACTCGTTCTTTAGACCTTTTGTTTCCTGAGGTACAAATACGAACGGGACTCCTAACGGCTCtgcaaaatgggaaagaaatgAGTACATCCCATTAAAGTTAGGCTGACGTGTTCGTCTTCTGAAGTCTGGAAAAGGCTAGAAACCTATACGCTAGCCCTTATCTGCAATCTGTGATATCAAAAGTGTTTACAGCAGCTGGAACCGTGACCAAGAAGTCTGGACCAAGGTTTGCCCACATCAAGCTTTGCTGGTTACTTTAACCTGCACTGTGTGATTTGCTCAGACGACACAAAGGTTGAGCCTTTGACCAACAAACACTCCAGGGGAGTCTGGGTTCAAATAAAGGTCTCCTCACCACAGGTGCCGCTATAAATCAGAGACCCACTCAGAAACCGGCTGGTACTGGAATCAGTTTTATGCTCGACGGGCCCTGCGCCGCGATCGTCGGAGGGTGGAAACTAAAAAATTTCGATCTTCGGTCCAATCAGTGAAGGcaccaaaaaatgtgaaagcaACCGACAACGTTGCTCGGAAAAGTTCGTGAAAGGCCCGACCCAAAGCTACAGGGAATACACACACTGCTGCTGTTTAGTTAGTACCACTAACCATCTTAGATGGGCTAAACACTGATGCCTGAAACTAAATATTAGTTTAAAATGGGAACTTTTAGCACATCTatgttctgaaaaaaataaaaataaatagtgaAATCCTGTTTAACCGCAGAGTTGTGCAACAGAAACCGCTTCCTCTCAGACAAGATGCTGCCATTATAAGctaatattacaaatataagCTAATATCACAAAACGGCTTCATAAGGCTCATATGTGGCAACATTAGATGATTTACAGCTAGTTTCTTACAGATATGAAGTTTTACAGAGCTGTTATGTAGTCTAAGGGTAGCTTGTagagaaacaaataaacattgtgataaagtttacatcacattttttttaaatatgggtAAAATAAATTAGCTATAATCTGCCttgtaaaaaagtaaatgagATTTGCTGTAATTTATTTAGAGACGCGTCTGATCCATCACCCGGATGACTTTACTGCGTTTGTAGATTTTCAGTGACACAGACActgaaaacaatacaaaaacaaaaaacattgttttattttagtactAACGTTTTATTGTGACGACGCTTCGGTTTCAAATTTAGCCAGAAAGCTAAAATAACTGTTTGGTTGTCATTTAGGGTTCTGAATTTGGTCAAATCAGCAaattggtaaataaataaaataaagtttggtgcatctctagtgtGAAGTGTTGACAGCACAGATATCAATAAATGTGCCTCTAGGAACATTGTTAAAAGCTattatctctctctgcaggacATTTCTTTTGCAAATCTGCTCAACTTAACGTTCtaattttgcagttttttcCCAGTGCCACTTCAATACCAGATGAATTTATTTTCAGGTTAGTTCTtgcatctttaccaggggtgaTAATGAGCGAGTCGGGCGCTGCATGTCTCACGTTCTCAAATAGCATCAGCCTTGTTAGGTATGCTTCATCTTCACCatgaaacagatttaaaaaaaaaaaaaaaaagaagaactgaaGCCAAATTTAAATTCCtgcccagaagaaaaaaaaaaaacacttaaatctAGATGTAAGCCCTGCTTGTGCTCTGAGGTAAAGACATCTGTAATCGCTGGGATGGCCAAGGAtccgttttttttaagctcGCTAGAGCAGTTAAAGTGAGCAAGTTAACAACTACTCCTGACAAAGTAGAGTCAATAATTCGTCTCATGAGGAGAACATTTGTGCAGCTGAGAgagctcaggaaaaaaaaaaaaccattagaGAAAGAAATGTAACATAACTTTCACAGACCAACATCAGTGggggataaaaaaacaaacaaacaaacaaaaacggGTCATTTCTTTACACGCAAACTTCGAAAGGCGAAAAAAAAAGTCGGACTTCGATGGCGGTTTCTGACGAACACGATGGACGCACAACAAGCGAAGAGACAGAAAGAGTAGTCTTGAGGCAAAGTTATTCCCAAACACAGGAGCGTCTTCTGTGGGCGACCCGGCTGTGTCCTACGAAGGAAGAGGCCAAACGGCAAAACACGTTACTTCCCTCCAAAGTCCATCCCACTCTGACCCGCCTCGGCGTCCACAAGAGACGAGGCGAAAGCAGACTGGACTATCTGGAAGCCGAACGACTCCAGGAGAGACATGTTTTGCTGGGGGGAGAAGGGGGAAGTCAGGGAGGGGGCCACCTCGCTTAAACCGGACCCCGAGACCCCGTGGGTCCTCTGGGCTTTGTGAACCCGGTGCTGGTGCTTGTTGAGGTAGGACTTGGTGCGAAACGCCTGGCCGCAGATCCCGCAGGCGAACTTCTTCTCGGGGTCGGCGTTGGCTTTAGAAGCCTCCGGAGAGCCGAGGATCCCGCCGGGAGCCCCGTTGCAGTCCAAGGAGGGCACCTCCAGCTTCGGGCCGTCGGACTTGATCGGAGACTTGAGCTCGTCAACGTTGGACAACTCCCGCAGCGAAGTGTCCAACTCCTCCGACTCCAGGTGGGGACACTTGCCGGCGTTTTCCTGTCCGTCTGCGGTTGAAGGCAGCGCAGGTTGGCGGAGGGAGGAGGAAACAGCGGGAATGGGAGACAAAGAGCGACACGGATTAGGAgacatgggtaaaaaaaaaaaaaaaaagcagattgtGTCAAATCCAACTTCAAGAAACAGATACAACAGTCGTTCCCCAAACACTaatacaacagaaaacagcaaagaggTTGCAGTTCAGCCCAGTTGCCCCAGAATCCAACAGGATTTAAGCTGCTCCATCCAACCAGGAAGTCATGCTCATTCCATGCACCCCCCACCCCTTCCTGCAAGACGGTATCGCAGTCCTTCTAGTGaatattgtttacatttaatacACCAATTGGCTGCCATTAATCATAAAGCCGAGCCGTTTTCATAGATTTATTCCCTCTGTTATGAACCTTTCTCCGATGTATAAGTCTTTATCGTAACAGAAACCTCTCCTGCTTCTAAAACAGCTGGTGCtgcaaaggaaaacaaaacctaCCGCTTTAGTcaaagtaataatgacacctagtggttaaagtGGGAACAACACACAGACAGATACCCCCCCATTTATCCAACAGCACGTTGTTGTTACTGACAGGTGAATGATGTATTTTGTTCTACTTCTAGTCCGCTTCTCTTGCTGGGTTTCGTGTTAGCAGGCTgcagctcttttgccaagataaaataccaaatgcagcagcgctctgttttgggaactctcgtatgattggctcaggaaccaggaagtaaacacggcaCGCTGAACTAAAGTcgttccggaccgtacctctaggtttgataGGAGGAAAACGTGActcagacattgttgatggagaggaccgatagTTTATAGGGAAGGTTACGTCCACCCCAGGTGACAAACGAGAacgatttaggttgattttacagtacgtatcttacttatagctcctttaataaaatcaacaacTGCAGGCTTTGCATTGAAAATCTGTAACAGGTCAACAGGTCTTTCCTCGTCCACATTTTGCTACCTTACAACAAACTTCAGGGTAcgttgttgggattttatgagacagaccagcacaaagtagcgCACGATTGGCAAGTGTAGGGAACACGATGCctgcatttgatttatttagttttactaAAACGTAAAAACCTGTTGTACTCAGTCCACTTTACTCTGactcccctaaataaaatccggTCCAACCAACTGCGATCAGAACACAATCTATTCGTGAACAGAGTCCGACGGTGAGGGATTTAATCAGCGGTTTGTTAGAGATCCTCATCATGAAGCTCAGAGAACAACAGctcagggagaaagttctggagAAGTTTAGATTAGGATAAGGATTTAAAGCAATATCCCAAACTTTGGACGTCTCTAAGAAAAGCAGCTTTCTCCGCCACATGAgcccaaaacaaatgttaatcATCCTAAAAACCCAATCTCCACAGTGAATTATGGCGGTGGCAGCGTCACGCTGTGAGGATACATTTCTTCAGCACACACACGGAAGCTGTTCACATCTGATGGGAAGATGggaaacctgttagaagctgcaaaaagTACGATCAGAGTTTATGAGGAAACGGCTGAGACCAGCGGCTGCAGGCTTCCTGCGAGTTTTGGATCCATCCTGGTTCAACACTCCTGCAGCAAACAGCGGTTTATTACCAAGTCGCTGCACAGCTTATTGTCATGCTGAGGAGGTGGGTCAACCGCTGGAATCGACTACTGGATGGACGCAACGCCTGCAGGACACAGGACTCAAAGCATAGTCgtgtgttagaacggcctaaATCCGACTGAGAACCTGAGGCACACAGACGCTCTTCAACCAACCTGActgagctaaaataaaaatcacgcGTTTAAAGTGGACATTGTATGCAAAATTCCCTTTTTGGCACCTTTTCGtacttccatttgggtctctactGCTTTGTGAAACAGTCCaagagctaaaaaaacaaacaaacaaaccttaaAGCCGTAAATCTGACAGAGACATACCTGAAAAACTCTGCAGCCCTGATGTTGTGACCGGAGGTTCGCTTAAGAAACATcaataatttttattcaggaTTAAGCACCGTGttgtgctggtctatcacataaagttACAATACGATgcactgaagtttgtgattCTAATTTAAGGGGGTAGAAATACTTTTGCTAGGCATCGGGGAATACATTGACAGCAGAAAACACGACAAACCGCTCCCGCACTTCATTTTTTACAAACTAATACAATTGTTTCGGCACCGTTTGGCAATGTAATCCACACTTCAACACTTCACCGTCGTCATCTGTTTTGACTAAAAATCCAAACTAATGAACAGAAACCCTCCCTACGGTCTGTGTGCGCTGCGTCTACGCTGCGGTATCGCCTGCAGAAGGGGCGCCGGTGAATCCAGGGCGGCCATATGGAGAACTCCCCAGGACGATCATGCATCACCGTGCATAGGTGAAGAGGTGCTCATGAACCAGCCAAGCAGAAACAGACACGCAACTCTGCAGCCATAGCCATGCTGGACAGCAACACACAGACAGAGGCATAGGCGATGCACGGCCCTATCGTTTTAAATCACGGCTGGAGAAAACGCAGAATGAACTCATACGTTCTCAATCAGAAAATGGCTTAATCTGAGTTAGGAAATCCCTTCAAGAAACCAGCCTTCTATTTACGAGTGGATACAGTGTGTAGTAGCATGATTTCTGCTCTTTTTTCCAGCTCCTGCGATAATAACTGTGTAAACATGGCTCAATATTATGGgcgataaaaaaataaaaaaaaagcaaatacataaaaaccTGCCCAAGACAGAAACTACGGAAAACGTTCTTgcgctctttttttttgcaaatgaaaatGATGAATGTTTGGACAAAAAGGCACAAAAACGACAATCGATGTGTGAACCGGGTTAAAGTATATGGAGAGCTTGGCGGCTTGGTTTTCTCCGTAGAAAAATGACAGCCAGAAGACATGAAAGCAGGTTTTGGGAGGGAGGAGGCGAGTGGGCGACTGCTTGCTTGCCTTCCACTGAGCACTGGCGTCCCGTTTGGTAAGGGGTGCCGTTGTGCATCTGCAGCTGTCCCCTTGGATCAGGGAAGGTGTGCATTGTGGCAGAAGTGGGCAGTGATGAGCCATGGTGTGTCTTTATATGCACCTTAAGATAGGATGCTGTGGAGAAACCTGAGGCcgaacaaaaggaaaaaaaaaaagaaaaaaaaaaaaaaacaagaacaaagaacAAGGCAGTTGTGTGATCCAGTCAAAGCCTTGGCTAGGAGAGAATGTCGCAGAACAACAACAAGCTAACTGAACGAGAAACGCTTCCTGGACCGGCTGGTCTAGAATAACTATAGACCTCAAAAACGGTTCAAAGTAACAAGAAGCTGTGAAACGACAACTAAAAACAACTAACCCCCAGCCACTGAGCATAGATAGGAAATCCAACACTGATGTACGACACACTGGATGAAACTGCTCCACTTCTTCATCTTTGGCGGGGTTTGGTAGCTGCGCCTCTGACCGCAACAAACCATGCCCAAAtaaactgtttacatttcatcacattacaaccaccaactttaagatatgtattaagattttatGCAACAGACCAGCAGTACTGCATTATTGTCacgtgggagaaaaaaaaaaaaaagaagaatgcatggttaaaacattttttttttacaaataaaactctaaaaagtgtggcatacattGGCATTCAACAACCCAACGTCTTCTGAGGTCCGCTTCTATcaactttgcacatctagaaatAGATGTGaggtttttacagcactagtggctcgtttttGTACATttggctgacaggaaagggaggggagagacatgcagcacaGGACTACAGGTCAGAGTCCAACCTGGGTCGGCCGCGACGAGGACTGTGGCCTCCGTACATGAGTCGTACGCGCTAACCACTGCGGCACCGAAGCGCGCCCAAAAATAGAGGTTTTTACCTGTTCTTGGCAAAATAGTTCTAACTAAGCCAAACAGAATCGCTGTCAGGACTTCAAACAGCCCCTGGGCCGCTCCTTTGGAAACCCCGCAACCCAAACCCTTCCAATGAAGCTCTGACTATGTTGTTTTTCAGCGTAACGGTGGACGGCTGGCTGCGTCAGTGCATGCGGGCAAACGATGCGCATGTTGGTGTGGCCTGAATAGATTCCCACAGCGGAGCGTTGGGTagtgcagctcgaagggggCAGtttgtcaagctaataacagctagcgttagctcatGTTGTGCGGGAAGTTTACAGCTGATGTccgttcaagagctttactgacctttctatgttgctctgaaatatCCGCGTCATACTGACCGAGCTTAACGGTCTAATTTTAAGCGTAGCTTCGACAATTGTCAGCGTAGCGGTCCGTTACGCTGGTGAGAACCCTGTGAACCTCCAGCTTTCCTGTTCCTTCCTCTTTTTGACCgaccccagcatgatgctgccaccaccgtgtttcaagGTGATGTGCAGCCTTGGATTTTCTGCCACACGTAGCATCTCACTGGACAAGAGAGCGGCTTCTGTCACGCGTTTGCTTTTGAACCTACGACGGcaatggatttttatttatgagaTACGAGAGTAAAGgggcacaaaaataaaaagcaggacacacttttcagattttacccagtaaaaaaaaaaaaaaaaaaatcaatattgtAAAGCCAGGTACTGCTTTTGCATGCGTCTCAAAATGACGCGCTACTTtgtgtctgtcacataaaatcccaaaggaATAcactaaagtttgtggttttaacttGGGGGAAAAATGTGGCAAAGTTCAAGGCACTGTAACCAACTACCCTCCAGGCAGTGAATAATAtggtaaatattttacatttgacCCTTCTGAGTAAATAGACTGCAACTACAAACAAAATCATCCATAATACAACCCATTATCCTACTAAACAGTTAGGCTtggagtgaaaaaaaataagcactCTGAGCTTACAGAAGGTGAGGAGGagtggggaaataaaaaaaaagatatgctAAAGCGAAAAATGAATGGGTTCCCTGATTCTCATGTCCACCAATCGCATACAAACACATCTTATGGAAGCAGTCGACCATCTCCCTGCACAGGCGTACGTTATTACCACAAAGTCCAGCACTAATCAGACACATTTGCACAACTTCTACTTAAGATTTGCAAATAAACGCATCAAGTTCAACTTGTTCTGAAACCCATCAAGTTGACAAGAGACTTCAAGGTGTATTTTTAAACCTCCGTTTGATTCGTTTTAGCGCCGAGATCCTGGAGACAAAAAGGCGAGACACTATTTCTGGAACACCACTAATAAAAACACCTCAGAGTGGTTCAaacgttgctttttttttccaaatttagCTCAACGACCCGACTTCCATCTGACTTCACGTCAGCAGGCCAGCAGTTACTCGGATTTGCATATGTTtaggttggcacgccattttgGTAACAGTTACCTTTATTGCAAATGCCGCAGTAGTTGTGAGTCCCTTCGCTGTGTTTCTTTAGGTGGTCCGTCATGTAGGCGGCTCGCAGGAACTTGCCGCAAACTTTGCAGGGAATTTTGTCCTCGTGGCACGCGAGGTGCGACCGGAGGCGATCTCTTGTCGCGAAGGAGGCGTTGCATAtctggaacacacacacacagagatgcACACCTTAACACGTCCATGTTCCTGCTGAAACTGTGAGGCTTTAAAACGAGCGCGGGATTCCTGAAGGTTACCTGGCACTTGTGGGGTCTCTCTGTCGTGTGAACTTGTTTAATGTGTCCATTCAGGTGGTCTGGTCTGTAAGCAAAGTGAacatagaaaattaaaaattgtcCATTTCTAAACTGTAATAATTGCATCGATTTTTGTTGTTCACGATGAGTGTGATATTATTCCCAAACAAAAATCTACAAcagagctggacgatatagaagaAAAAGCGTattgataaaatacaaaatcacATTGATCGATAATcataaacaaattcaaaacaaatattttaagtacagacctggccattttatgctgttgcttagcgacttatttttatatataaaaacacacaaacgccaaattcaaactcaaccctttattcaaccaacttttttttttaccaaaactgcaagtttttaaaagagaaaaaaagaatgcatgctctctggactctttaaagggggcggagcttgatgACTGTGTTCcagggtctgcgtttgtgattggttgggaggatgtaacgactttAATATTActctacatggctaaaatgcaaatgaaggaaaaattaaggttattttattgaacttttcatcgatatatgtctatcgttcaaaatatatattgttattgaattattgtccagccctaatctacaataaatgtattgtatccATAGGAGTCGTTGAAAAACTGAACCTCAATCAAGTTTATTAAAAAGGTGTATTTTGTCACAGTACAATCCTTtggcacttttttatttttgcgaaataaatgtttaataaacaactcttcacatttttttccaccaaaGGATCTTCTGCCATTGAGTTCTGTAGGGATTTCACCTGTGCCCCCCGTTTACACGATAACGCTCCGTTGAAAACGCTTTCCGTTTCTGCGACTGTAGAAACTTGAAAACTGCGTAATTCCCACGGCGCGCCACTAgtggtgctgttttttttctctccaaacatCAACATGCGCGCGGGTACTTCCTAAAAGACGGCgcaactaataaaaaaataaaaaaagttacccATAATGACCTTCTGGCTCAAGAATGaacgtaaaaaaacaaaaaatgtaaaataaaaagacaatacCAACACACTGCACTGACGTTTTACTGATCCTTAGCAGGAAAAAGCAAGATCCTGTTTGTAAGCACCCTCAAGCCAATGCAGCTAAATCAAAGCACAGCAGGGGTTTGGGTACAAAAATCCTAGAAAAAATCCTATGTCCATGTCGGTTTcttttgacaacagcagaaaaaaaaaaaatatcagggCTGCACCTGACATTGCAACGATATTGTTTAGGATGTCAATGTCCCGACCCCCTTGCAAAAGCTATCTGACCTTGGTCACTAAAATCTATACAAGCTGGGGTTATACAGAACAGTAAAAGTCTAACCGAGTGGCCAAATTTATAATGGGAGAGCAGAGCTTTATAATGGATGGCACCGGCAATATTACAGACTCCTAAACAACTCGCTCAAGCAGGCCTTTGCTAAAGCGCTATTGAAACAACAATCCTGTTTATAGTGCAGCCCTAAACACCCAAAAAAAGGATTTCACTGTAAAGAAGGTAAACAAACATAACTAAAGCTGGACTGGATGCTGTATGAAAGGTTTTTCAATAGAAAACGTTGGACCCCCACacgttgctgtgcactgccggCAAAGCGGCTGAAATCGGCCGTTCCAATCCGTCGATAAGATTAATTTTTTGCTTACATTTTTGCATCAAATTcaaatattaatacatttaatcatTCCTAACTCatattgctgttgttttttaaaacagcagcagtaGGAACATGTGTTGCCTTATTTAAGATAAAAGCATCTGTTGTCTTTCTATTTCAGATAAAAGCAAAGAAGTCAGGATCTACATGTGTGTCTTTAAGCGTGAGCGTAAACACTGCGGCATCATAAAGCCGAGGTATTTTTTACTCAAAGTTGGACGATGAGAATCTTACCAGCTTAGGCCAAGCAGACGGGCTTCAGGAGAGCATCTCAACACTATTAGTAAACCATTTTAACGCACGGCTAATTctgcaattcaattaaaaaagcaTTGACGTCTCTTAATTTCAACCATACTGGATTAAAGCTACTGAGATTATTAGTAATTATGTAACATCCAAACCAATAAAGGATTTTTCAATACAGAAATCTCAGCCTATTAAAAAGTGTGTCCTGGTACTGCAGAGGATCCACAAGCTTGtgcatgttttccttccactcaactttctatcaAAGTAAGCACATCTGTGGTTATACTCCGTGTGGGGGCCGCAGAGGACTGCCTGGGGGCAACTTTTTAAGTTTAATTACCAAAACACAACTGTTCAATGACAGCCCACGTCACTGCCAGCCACCTGCAAAGTCCAGACTCACCTGGAGAAGCCTTTCCCGCAGCTTTGGCACACGTACGGCTTGCCCACGGAGCCGTCGTGGGAGCGAACGTGGTACGACATCCGGTCCTTGCGCTTGAACCGCAGCCCGCACACGGGACACGCGTACGGCTTCTCCCCCGAGTGGGACAGCTTGTGTCGGTTCAGGTGGTACACGTCCCGGAACACCTTGCCGCAAATGTCACAGCCCACGTGCCGCCGGGTGCGCTCCCGCTTGCGGCTGCCGTCCAGCGCCAGCCCGCCGGGCAGCTGCATGCCGTTCTCCAGCAGCCCGGACTGCGACAGCAGGGACAAGCCGCCCGCCGTGGACAGGCCGTCCGCGAGGCCGTGGACGCCCCCGGTGGAGGCTCCGTGTTGCGCTTCGTGGTTCTTTAAGCGCGACGCTTCCGTGAAGGCTTTGCCGCAGGCCCCGCAGGGAAACAGCTGTCCATTGTCCTTCAGGGCGATGTGGTTGAAGTGGGCAGCAGCCTCCTTCTTGGGTCTCCCCCGTCCGCGCTTGGAGCCGGGCGAGCCGGCGTCGTGGTGGAACATGCCCCCCGTGATGTCCGCCGGCGGGGACGCGGAGAGCCCGTCGACGGGCTCCAGCATGGGCACCGCCGACGACTCGCCGccgttctccagcagcacggccGGCGCGTCTCCGCCGTCGTCCGCACGCAGCGGCGCGCCGCTCACAAAGCCCTGGCCGTTCAGCAGCAAGCCCGCTCCGTTCGCCAGCTCCTGCGGAGCCGCGGGGAAGCCCAGCTCCGCGGCGCCCGCGGCCTGGAAGAGGCTGGCCTCTCCCCCGCGGGTGGTCGGGACGAGGATCTGCACGTTGGACTGCTTGATGACCTCCTGGCAGATCTCGATGACGGAGCGCATCAGCAGAAACTTGGCCGCCGTCATCAGCTCCGGGAAGCACTCCAGCCGAACCACGATCCGGGAGGTGTAGGCGAAGTCCAGGATGTCTTTGAAAACTTTCGGGCTGATCGTGTGCATCTCCAGCTCCCTGGCGTCGCCCTCGCCCTCCGCCTGGCGGCCGAACACCGCCTCGAAGTACTCGCTGCAGGCGGCCAGCACCGCTTTGTGAGCGGGGAAGCTCTCCTCGCCGACGCGCAGGATCACGTCGCAGAACCTGCCTCCATCTTTCCTCTGAGCGTCGAGGTTGTGTAGCATCTCCGCGCTGTGCTTGCTCACCTGGTAGGTGTACGAAGGGGTCCAAGACGGCTCCGCTACCTTCTCCATACCGAATTCATCAAACGGCGAGGCTCGCTGGCGTCGACCGTCGGAGGAATGACGGATTGCGCGTTAACGGTCCCGATCGAGCGAGGCCAGCTAGCTAGAAAAGCCCGAACCAGCCGCCCCTCCCGTCGCTTTAGCATCTACCGTTAAAcgttagcagcagcagcggcagggGAAAAATGGCAGCCCCCCAGCTTCCTGTGAACCTTGGCCCTGCTCtcttgaagggggggggggggggcgctcttgttttgtttgtgaacGCGCATATAACTTGATacgaaatataacagttttcatGCTATGCTATCTTCTATCAAAGCCGGGTTACTTCGAGGgggctttgcttttttttttttttttttttttctaggcttTTCGTACCAAACGTTAAAACGCAGGTCTGCCTCTTCTTCCTGCCTGTGTGGGTGTTTTTTAAAGCACCTCCCCCAACCAAGCTgatcccccctccctccttcatTCTCTACAAGCCCCGCTTCAAAAATGAGCACGGCACACAAACATATGGTTGAACGAAAGGTTCCTGAACGCGAAATTGTGAAGGCGGCAGGATTTAAAATTGTTTGGCGGATTGCATAAAGTGTACAGATTCGCGGCCTTCACATCAGGAGGAAACAGTTGCAATAGAAAAATGAGTGGATCTCTGGCATAATAAATTCAGTGAGGCACAAAAacgcaacaattttttttttgtgacaagtATAATCTGACAAATTAAACATACAGCTTGTTAAATTAGCCATAAATTAGAAtgaaccaacacactagaaaatccattttatataagctaaatgtaagtttttatacaaaaaattataaataaaggctcactcatgttgtttgtttattaaacaaaaaatattcacattaaTCCTTCAATAAGCCAACAAGGACAACCtacactagattaatatttgcttttagtttacattttcttgttttattttgtttatattttcctacattttattctatttttttttttttttttgattgactttattcagtttttattttccaatg contains:
- the patz1 gene encoding POZ-, AT hook-, and zinc finger-containing protein 1 isoform X2, translating into MEKVAEPSWTPSYTYQVSKHSAEMLHNLDAQRKDGGRFCDVILRVGEESFPAHKAVLAACSEYFEAVFGRQAEGEGDARELEMHTISPKVFKDILDFAYTSRIVVRLECFPELMTAAKFLLMRSVIEICQEVIKQSNVQILVPTTRGGEASLFQAAGAAELGFPAAPQELANGAGLLLNGQGFVSGAPLRADDGGDAPAVLLENGGESSAVPMLEPVDGLSASPPADITGGMFHHDAGSPGSKRGRGRPKKEAAAHFNHIALKDNGQLFPCGACGKAFTEASRLKNHEAQHGASTGGVHGLADGLSTAGGLSLLSQSGLLENGMQLPGGLALDGSRKRERTRRHVGCDICGKVFRDVYHLNRHKLSHSGEKPYACPVCGLRFKRKDRMSYHVRSHDGSVGKPYVCQSCGKGFSRPDHLNGHIKQVHTTERPHKCQICNASFATRDRLRSHLACHEDKIPCKVCGKFLRAAYMTDHLKKHSEGTHNYCGICNKDGQENAGKCPHLESEELDTSLRELSNVDELKSPIKSDGPKLEVPSLDCNGAPGGILGSPEASKANADPEKKFACGICGQAFRTKSYLNKHQHRVHKAQRTHGVSGSGLSEVAPSLTSPFSPQQNMSLLESFGFQIVQSAFASSLVDAEAGQSGMDFGGK
- the patz1 gene encoding POZ-, AT hook-, and zinc finger-containing protein 1 isoform X1, with protein sequence MEKVAEPSWTPSYTYQVSKHSAEMLHNLDAQRKDGGRFCDVILRVGEESFPAHKAVLAACSEYFEAVFGRQAEGEGDARELEMHTISPKVFKDILDFAYTSRIVVRLECFPELMTAAKFLLMRSVIEICQEVIKQSNVQILVPTTRGGEASLFQAAGAAELGFPAAPQELANGAGLLLNGQGFVSGAPLRADDGGDAPAVLLENGGESSAVPMLEPVDGLSASPPADITGGMFHHDAGSPGSKRGRGRPKKEAAAHFNHIALKDNGQLFPCGACGKAFTEASRLKNHEAQHGASTGGVHGLADGLSTAGGLSLLSQSGLLENGMQLPGGLALDGSRKRERTRRHVGCDICGKVFRDVYHLNRHKLSHSGEKPYACPVCGLRFKRKDRMSYHVRSHDGSVGKPYVCQSCGKGFSRPDHLNGHIKQVHTTERPHKCQICNASFATRDRLRSHLACHEDKIPCKVCGKFLRAAYMTDHLKKHSEGTHNYCGICNKGFSTASYLKVHIKTHHGSSLPTSATMHTFPDPRGQLQMHNGTPYQTGRQCSVEDGQENAGKCPHLESEELDTSLRELSNVDELKSPIKSDGPKLEVPSLDCNGAPGGILGSPEASKANADPEKKFACGICGQAFRTKSYLNKHQHRVHKAQRTHGVSGSGLSEVAPSLTSPFSPQQNMSLLESFGFQIVQSAFASSLVDAEAGQSGMDFGGK